One Phenylobacterium hankyongense DNA segment encodes these proteins:
- a CDS encoding response regulator transcription factor, which produces MKVLIVEDEVRLGQFLRQGLSEHSHIANLVGTCAQAKNALVETNYDLIVLDLSLPDGDGIDMVREWRASGFNEPVLILSARDSLEDRIRGLDVGADDYLPKPFSIEELLARMRALLRRQSVVKQTVLERNGIRLDLLGHTVHVDDKPIDLTGREYALLEVFMQNGGRILTRTLISEKIWSSHFDVDTNLLDVYMSRIRAKLEGALGRPVFKTVRGIGYQLL; this is translated from the coding sequence ATGAAGGTGCTGATCGTCGAGGACGAGGTACGACTGGGCCAGTTCCTGCGGCAGGGCCTGTCCGAGCACTCCCATATCGCCAACCTTGTCGGAACCTGCGCCCAGGCCAAGAATGCCCTTGTTGAGACCAACTACGACCTCATCGTGCTCGACCTCTCTCTGCCTGATGGAGACGGTATCGACATGGTGCGAGAGTGGCGAGCCAGCGGCTTCAACGAGCCTGTGCTGATCCTCTCCGCGCGCGACAGCCTGGAGGACCGCATCAGGGGCCTGGACGTGGGCGCCGACGACTACCTGCCAAAGCCGTTCAGCATTGAGGAACTGCTGGCGCGAATGCGCGCGCTCCTCCGCCGGCAATCGGTGGTCAAACAGACCGTACTGGAGCGCAATGGCATACGCCTCGATCTTCTGGGTCACACCGTGCACGTCGACGACAAGCCGATCGACCTGACAGGCCGGGAATACGCCCTGTTGGAAGTGTTCATGCAGAACGGCGGGCGGATCCTCACGCGCACCCTGATTTCCGAGAAGATCTGGTCCTCACATTTCGACGTCGATACGAACCTGCTCGATGTCTACATGAGCCGGATCCGCGCCAAGCTCGAAGGCGCCCTAGGCCGCCCGGTGTTCAAGACCGTCCGCGGGATCGGCTACCAGCTGCTATGA
- a CDS encoding YncE family protein, with protein sequence MPPDTHAACFGTATGFARHEIMRRFTLGAALAVFALAAANVAHARSGYRLEAAVTLNGPSPGWDYLSVDPTRDYVFIGRRKAGVTVYDAAGGRVVATIENSKDANVAALVPEVDRGFTANEDGSTTVFQLSTLKTLDRVKLGEGADAGFYEPMTGQMVFTLGDTHELVFVAARSAKITGRLPIKADELEAAAADGKGFIYVNERDKDRVAKVDVRTRKLVAEWPTPGCRLPTGLAIDRAAGRLFLGCKGPHPVLAVMNAKTGRVVTTMEIGRGNDGVVFDPAGKRVFTSNGIDGNIVVFDVVGPDRLKLASAFTTRPIARTMAFNPTTGRIYTATAEGVLDPTQPVNRRAGAFYPNRYLDDTFTLLIYAPE encoded by the coding sequence TTGCCGCCGGATACGCATGCCGCCTGCTTCGGAACCGCAACTGGCTTTGCGAGACACGAGATCATGCGACGATTCACTCTGGGCGCGGCCCTGGCCGTCTTCGCCTTGGCGGCCGCGAATGTCGCCCACGCCCGATCCGGTTACCGCCTCGAGGCGGCCGTGACCCTGAATGGGCCGTCGCCTGGATGGGACTATCTCAGCGTCGATCCGACCCGGGACTATGTGTTCATCGGCCGCCGGAAGGCCGGGGTGACGGTCTATGACGCGGCGGGCGGGCGCGTGGTCGCCACGATCGAGAACTCCAAAGACGCCAACGTCGCCGCGCTGGTTCCCGAGGTCGACCGCGGGTTCACCGCCAACGAGGACGGCAGCACGACCGTGTTTCAGCTCTCGACGCTCAAGACGCTGGACCGGGTCAAGCTCGGCGAGGGGGCGGACGCCGGCTTCTATGAGCCCATGACGGGCCAGATGGTCTTCACCCTTGGCGACACACATGAACTGGTTTTCGTGGCTGCAAGGTCCGCGAAGATCACCGGCCGCCTGCCGATCAAGGCCGATGAACTCGAGGCCGCCGCGGCCGACGGCAAGGGCTTCATCTACGTCAACGAGCGCGACAAGGACCGTGTGGCCAAGGTGGACGTCAGGACGCGCAAGCTGGTGGCTGAATGGCCAACGCCGGGGTGCCGTCTGCCCACGGGTCTGGCTATCGACCGCGCGGCGGGACGGCTGTTCCTGGGCTGCAAGGGCCCGCATCCGGTGCTGGCGGTGATGAACGCCAAGACGGGTCGCGTGGTCACCACCATGGAGATCGGCCGCGGCAACGATGGGGTTGTGTTCGACCCGGCAGGGAAGCGCGTGTTCACCTCCAATGGCATCGACGGAAATATCGTGGTGTTCGATGTGGTGGGGCCCGACCGCCTGAAGCTAGCCAGCGCCTTCACGACCCGTCCGATCGCCAGGACCATGGCGTTCAACCCAACGACCGGCCGCATCTACACGGCCACCGCCGAAGGCGTGCTGGATCCGACCCAGCCGGTGAACAGGCGCGCCGGCGCCTTTTATCCGAATCGCTACTTGGACGACACCTTCACACTATTGATCTACGCGCCCGAATAG
- a CDS encoding 2-hydroxycarboxylate transporter family protein, with product MTDTGAPACAKAETPGARLLAGWWRLVDFKIGVVPAPVFLLVIGLAAFFVSRGKAPSDILMNMALLSAGGFACAEAGKRLPLLRNVGAGAIFATFIPSYLVYAHILPPPLVTSITTFTKSSNFLYLFICSIIVGSILGMDRRVLVSGFLKIFVPISIGSIAAGVVGCAVGTTLGLGFEHTLFRIVVPIMAGGVGEGAMPLSIGYAAISHQAQGDVFAEVLPSVMLGSLTAIILAGALNSLGKRRPDLTGEGRLQVGEVDVELSGDHPVRPHPAIETVAGAAVLAVTLYLSGTVAQQLWAFPAPVVMLLLTVLLKLGRLVSPDLEQGAYSVYQFFRTAVTYPLLFAIGVSLTPWDKLIAAFNAPTLITIVATVATLMATGFLLAGFLKMHPIDVAIVNACHSGQGGTGDVAILSAANRMQLMPFAQIATRIGGAITVTLALIAFRLFAG from the coding sequence ATGACCGACACGGGGGCGCCTGCGTGCGCTAAGGCGGAGACGCCCGGCGCGCGGCTTCTCGCAGGCTGGTGGCGGCTGGTGGATTTCAAGATCGGCGTCGTTCCCGCTCCGGTATTCCTGCTGGTGATCGGCTTGGCCGCCTTCTTTGTCAGCCGGGGCAAGGCGCCGTCCGACATCCTGATGAACATGGCGCTGCTGTCGGCGGGCGGGTTCGCCTGCGCAGAAGCCGGCAAGCGCCTGCCGCTGCTCCGCAATGTCGGCGCCGGCGCGATCTTCGCGACCTTCATCCCCTCGTACCTGGTGTACGCTCACATCCTGCCGCCGCCGCTGGTGACGTCGATCACGACCTTCACGAAGTCGAGTAACTTCCTCTACCTGTTCATCTGTTCGATCATCGTGGGTTCGATCCTGGGCATGGACCGACGGGTGCTGGTGAGCGGGTTCCTGAAGATCTTCGTGCCGATTTCCATCGGCTCGATCGCCGCCGGCGTCGTGGGCTGCGCCGTGGGGACCACCCTTGGGCTCGGATTCGAGCACACCCTCTTCAGGATCGTCGTGCCGATCATGGCCGGGGGGGTGGGCGAGGGGGCGATGCCGCTGTCCATCGGCTACGCGGCTATCAGCCACCAGGCGCAGGGCGACGTGTTCGCCGAGGTGTTGCCGTCGGTCATGCTGGGCAGCCTGACGGCCATCATCCTGGCCGGCGCCCTTAACTCCCTGGGCAAACGCCGCCCGGACCTCACCGGCGAGGGACGCCTGCAGGTGGGCGAAGTGGACGTCGAGTTGTCTGGCGACCATCCGGTGCGGCCGCACCCGGCCATCGAGACCGTCGCGGGAGCCGCGGTCCTCGCGGTCACTCTCTACTTGAGCGGCACGGTGGCCCAGCAGCTGTGGGCTTTCCCGGCGCCGGTCGTCATGCTGCTGTTGACGGTCCTCCTCAAGCTGGGCCGTCTGGTGTCGCCAGACCTCGAGCAGGGCGCCTACAGCGTCTACCAGTTCTTTCGCACGGCGGTGACCTACCCCTTGCTGTTCGCCATCGGCGTATCCCTGACACCTTGGGACAAGCTGATCGCGGCCTTTAATGCGCCGACGCTGATCACCATCGTGGCCACCGTGGCGACCTTGATGGCGACCGGATTCCTGCTTGCCGGCTTCCTGAAGATGCACCCCATCGATGTGGCTATCGTCAACGCTTGCCACTCGGGCCAGGGCGGGACGGGTGATGTCGCGATCCTGTCCGCCGCAAACCGAATGCAGCTGATGCCCTTCGCTCAGATCGCCACCCGTATTGGAGGCGCGATCACCGTCACCCTCGCGCTGATCGCATTTCGGCTGTTCGCCGGATGA